The DNA region CAACGAGGGCGCCGGGAAGGTCCTCTCCGACAAGGGGTACAAGGAGTACAGGCTTGGCGACTACTCCAACTGGCTCCAGAAGAGGGTTAACAACACCAAGAACTGGAACAAGATTAAGAGCTGCCTCATCGACAGCAAGGTCTGCTCCAGCCTCGCCGACAAGACCGCCAACGACACCCTCGAGCAGTTCTACAGCGAGCACCTCTCCGCAGTTCAGGTATTGTTCATTCTGCagatttcattctttttttggaaattttgggattttttCTGCTTGCAGGTTGGAATTTTTAGGGCATAACTTTTGATTTGTTGGGCAGACTAAAGATTGATGATTGATTCTGTCGTGTTGTACTGATATGATAAATTGCTTTCTGTAACTGTAACAGTCGGGATGCTGCAAGCCGTCGGACGACTGCGGCTTCAATTACGTGAGCCCGATCGTGTGGAACGCGACCACGGACACGACGACCTTTAACAACTCGGACTGCACCCTGTGGAACAACAACCCGGACGTGCTCTGTTACAACTGCCAATCTTGCAAGGCCGGCTTCCTCGACAACATCAAGAGCGATTGGAAGAAGGTAGCCATCATTAACATCATCTTCCTGGTCTTCCTCATCATCGTGTACTCCGTGGGCTGCTGCGCCTTCAGGAACAACCGAGAGGATAACGCCTTCTGGAAGAGGCGGCCCCACCCGTGAGAGCTAGATGGACGGGCTTGGTTCGGGATGAAGTAGGTCGTGTAGGGTTAGCTGATGATTACTGATTAGCAGCTATTTGGTTTATGCTTCTTGTATAGGATTCTCTATGCTTACACTCGGAGTATTGTTAGGATTTCCTATGTTGCTATGGCATCATATTACTGAATGCTCGACTTGGAGCTTAGCTTACTATATGTTGTTTTGAGTACATATACGATCTCGTTCTACTTCATTGCTTCATGATAGATTGCTCTTGGTTGCCTTTTAAGCAAAATCCAGATTCTTCGAGATCGTTGGCGAAAATGGGTGGTTCTTGGGAATGGTAGATGCGCTGTGATGACTCCTATTTCATCTACTTTTCCTAATATCAATCAATGCTCCTGTCCCTCTGGTTTTCTGCAGTTCAATCAATACTCATCTATTTGTGTTTTGGTCTTATCCAATTTCTCTGTCACACTACTCTTTTGTTCTTCCTTTTGCTGAATTGAAATGTTGTCTATCTTTCATGATATTCTGTAGACCTCGAGCGTTAATCGACAAGTCAAATGAACCATATGCTAATGGTAACTCAAAAGTGGCTTTTCAGGTTAGGTGAAGTAGTTTTAGTGGTTGAAGAAACCCTTTTTTCCGAGCCTAAAGGTTGGTGATTATAATTGCTGCTGGAAAAGGGACTCGGATTGATTCTCCcagcttttcttttcttctttccttcttgtgaaaagatgaaagTCTAAAGTGGAGATTCTGATGAGCCCTTAGCTGGGCGTAATGCCTTGAATCTTTGATAAAAGATATGAAGTTACGGAGAAGAAACATGGATAAGGCCTAACTCGGAACTTCCTCGGCATGCGATGCTTTCAAGAGAGCTAGTGGTTAAAATACCGTAGTACAAGTAACAATGAAATGGATATGTACGTGCATAGACCCTCGGAATCCGAACTTGGTTTGGTGATTGGAATAGGGTCGACTATGAAGCGGAGTACCTGTCCATACCAATTCTAAACGCCGTTGCCGTATATGTAAAAGCGAAATGGTCCAGCTAGCTTGTTCCTAATTTCGGATTGAGGGAAGCTAGCGGATCATGACATATTTTTCTGATGGGCCTGCCTTTAGGACCAATGGTCCTTATTTGGAGAGCGCACTTTTTGTTGGACAAAAGCCCAAAGTGGGCACAACCCGAAAAGGGATTCTTGGATGAAATCCAGGACTTGATCACGATGGTGGTGGTAGTCAATACTTGTATCCAGCAACGAGTTCAGTGAACTTCTCCTGCCAGTGCCCAAGGAAAATGCTAGCATGGACATTCTAGGCCGTGACCATCAGAAGTGTCTTCTATTTGGAACTGATCTACGGCTTATCAAGGCATTTTCCGAAGATTGGTTTAAGTAGACATCTTATTCGGAA from Punica granatum isolate Tunisia-2019 chromosome 3, ASM765513v2, whole genome shotgun sequence includes:
- the LOC116200106 gene encoding tetraspanin-8-like, with product MFRLSNNLVGILNFVTFLLSVPILGAGIWLARRASTDCEKFLEKPVIALGVFLMVVSLAGLIGACCGISWLLWVYLLVMFLLIVLLFGFTIFAFVVTNEGAGKVLSDKGYKEYRLGDYSNWLQKRVNNTKNWNKIKSCLIDSKVCSSLADKTANDTLEQFYSEHLSAVQSGCCKPSDDCGFNYVSPIVWNATTDTTTFNNSDCTLWNNNPDVLCYNCQSCKAGFLDNIKSDWKKVAIINIIFLVFLIIVYSVGCCAFRNNREDNAFWKRRPHP